CGTGAGGCGTCTGGAGAAGATGGAGGATCTGATCAGCGAGTTCGACGGGGTGGACAGGGTGTTCGCCATGCAGGCGGGCCGCGAGGTCCGGGTGGTGGTCGATCCGGTGAGCGTGACGGACCTGGAGGCGTCCGACCTGGTGCGGCGCATATCGCGCCGGCTCGAGCGCGACCTCCGCTACCCCGGCCAGATCGAAGTGACCGTGATCCGGGAGCTCCGGGTCACCGACTACGCGCGGTAG
This genomic interval from bacterium contains the following:
- a CDS encoding ribonuclease Y; translated protein: VRRLEKMEDLISEFDGVDRVFAMQAGREVRVVVDPVSVTDLEASDLVRRISRRLERDLRYPGQIEVTVIRELRVTDYAR